One genomic region from Campylobacter concisus encodes:
- a CDS encoding phage holin family protein, with product MDDLINKVGIYFWVVVVGFLGGALGSINNKEQAINRGRKVLNFIVGTISSGFICWIFFEITSFFTNNNDRFSLAVGGFFAWRGTAWICAIVDKAIDKKISSFESLDDFQSKPPRDLNF from the coding sequence ATGGATGATCTTATAAACAAAGTAGGTATTTATTTTTGGGTTGTAGTTGTCGGCTTTTTAGGTGGAGCACTAGGATCTATAAACAACAAAGAACAAGCCATAAATAGAGGACGTAAAGTATTAAATTTTATAGTTGGCACTATTAGCTCAGGTTTTATTTGCTGGATATTCTTTGAAATAACATCATTTTTTACAAACAATAATGATCGCTTTAGCCTTGCAGTAGGTGGCTTTTTTGCTTGGCGTGGCACAGCTTGGATATGTGCCATAGTTGATAAAGCAATAGACAAAAAGATCAGTAGTTTTGAAAGCCTTGATGACTTCCAATCTAAACCGCCAAGAGATTTAAATTTTTAA
- a CDS encoding cation:proton antiporter, whose amino-acid sequence MIEHLLLFFALLAIIIALVMVSNRLKIAYPVLLVLGGLAISFVPNLPSIKIDPELIFIIFLPPLLYEAAWANSLKELFKQQLLP is encoded by the coding sequence ATGATCGAACATTTACTACTATTTTTTGCACTGTTAGCTATCATCATCGCCTTGGTGATGGTCTCAAACCGCCTAAAGATCGCCTATCCTGTGCTATTAGTCCTTGGCGGACTAGCCATTAGTTTTGTGCCAAATTTACCAAGCATCAAGATCGATCCTGAGCTTATCTTCATCATATTTTTACCGCCGCTTCTTTACGAGGCCGCGTGGGCAAACTCACTAAAAGAGCTATTTAAGCAGCAGCTGTTGCCGTGA
- a CDS encoding type I restriction endonuclease, with amino-acid sequence MDEVKLKIKEIATNIEKLAASITTEEATKNAFIMPFIRALGYDVFNPLEVMPEYTQDIGTKQGERIDYAIFQNNEPVLLIECKKIGAELNAKNESQLLRYFNVSKAKFAILTNGRDYKFYTDLEEKNIMDTTPFLSFDVTKIKDTQVLELEKFHKKNFDLENIFNTANNLKYTNELDKIVAAEIENPSREFTAFFFKKISDQVATEKRIDQITPLLKAVFAQRINDMVRDRLTSALDKETKKEVEPLPPQEDDNKIITTQEELDAFYIVRAILAAVTNVENITHRDAQSYFAIFFNDNNRKPICRLYFTDNKKQIGIMDSEKNETRFQLDRIEDIYAYSEKLCEVAKFYAAQN; translated from the coding sequence ATGGATGAAGTAAAGTTAAAAATAAAAGAGATAGCCACTAATATAGAAAAATTAGCGGCTAGTATAACGACAGAGGAAGCGACAAAAAATGCTTTTATAATGCCGTTTATTAGGGCTCTAGGTTACGACGTTTTCAACCCATTAGAAGTAATGCCAGAATACACACAAGATATTGGCACAAAGCAAGGCGAGCGTATAGACTATGCTATTTTTCAAAATAATGAGCCAGTGCTATTAATTGAGTGTAAAAAGATAGGGGCGGAGCTAAATGCTAAAAACGAGTCACAGCTACTTAGATACTTTAATGTGAGCAAGGCTAAATTTGCGATTTTGACAAATGGTCGTGATTATAAATTTTATACCGACTTAGAAGAGAAAAATATAATGGACACAACGCCATTTTTAAGCTTTGATGTGACGAAAATAAAAGACACACAAGTGCTCGAGCTTGAGAAATTTCATAAAAAGAATTTTGACTTAGAAAATATTTTTAACACAGCAAACAACCTAAAATATACTAACGAACTAGACAAAATCGTAGCGGCAGAGATTGAAAACCCTAGTCGCGAATTTACAGCGTTCTTTTTTAAGAAGATAAGCGATCAAGTAGCTACCGAAAAAAGAATAGACCAAATTACGCCATTATTAAAAGCGGTTTTTGCTCAACGCATAAATGATATGGTAAGGGATAGACTGACGTCAGCATTAGATAAAGAAACAAAAAAAGAAGTCGAGCCACTACCTCCACAAGAGGACGATAATAAAATCATAACGACACAAGAGGAGTTAGACGCTTTTTATATTGTTAGGGCAATATTAGCGGCGGTTACAAATGTAGAGAATATAACACATAGAGACGCTCAGTCTTACTTTGCAATATTTTTTAATGATAATAACCGAAAGCCGATATGTAGACTATATTTCACTGATAATAAAAAACAAATAGGCATAATGGATAGCGAAAAAAACGAAACAAGATTTCAGCTTGATAGGATCGAGGATATTTATGCCTATTCTGAAAAATTGTGTGAGGTAGCTAAATTTTACGCTGCTCAAAATTAA
- a CDS encoding gp53-like domain-containing protein, whose amino-acid sequence MAIDIKNGTGREVRERIIKAFNDLDTAKLDKTQADEKFLKIGDYGLGGLDNMPVLQNIDDTTTPTGFYRAVENQTSGTFPKPYGGSKHAHVLVERVDANWIKQTIVQISQDGTKPIFYRTNNRDRGWHPWKEVVTADGYNIDILKEATSNSSSNTLVKRDVNGDFVGRWITADHFLMRTEAQDKNLDANSEICFRNAQASKNSPSHMRFATLAKFKEALGLSRGSVGASGWVGLPTGLILQWGQIQNLGVGEEREIMFPIVFPNWTLSVVATPGLPSPNNGIYSVHINGFFKEKFTIQNTDTDSAYPAYWIAIGH is encoded by the coding sequence ATGGCGATAGACATCAAAAACGGCACGGGGCGAGAAGTAAGAGAGAGGATAATTAAGGCTTTTAACGATTTAGACACCGCAAAACTCGACAAAACCCAAGCCGATGAAAAATTCCTAAAAATTGGTGACTATGGCTTAGGCGGACTAGATAATATGCCTGTTTTGCAAAACATTGATGATACCACTACTCCTACTGGCTTTTATCGTGCAGTCGAAAATCAAACCTCTGGCACATTTCCAAAGCCTTACGGCGGCTCGAAACACGCTCACGTTCTTGTAGAGCGCGTAGATGCAAACTGGATCAAACAGACAATAGTTCAAATATCTCAGGACGGAACAAAACCGATATTTTATCGCACGAATAATCGCGACCGTGGCTGGCATCCATGGAAAGAGGTAGTTACTGCCGATGGATATAATATTGACATACTAAAAGAGGCGACATCTAATTCTTCCAGCAATACTTTAGTAAAGCGTGATGTAAACGGAGACTTTGTAGGAAGATGGATAACGGCAGATCATTTTCTAATGAGAACAGAGGCTCAAGACAAAAATCTTGATGCAAATAGCGAGATATGTTTTCGAAATGCACAAGCAAGCAAAAATAGTCCGTCTCACATGAGATTTGCAACGCTAGCAAAGTTCAAGGAGGCACTAGGACTTTCAAGAGGCAGTGTGGGTGCAAGTGGCTGGGTTGGGCTGCCAACGGGGCTTATACTCCAATGGGGGCAAATTCAAAATCTAGGCGTAGGCGAAGAAAGAGAGATAATGTTCCCTATAGTTTTTCCAAACTGGACGCTATCGGTAGTGGCAACGCCTGGACTGCCAAGTCCGAACAACGGTATCTATTCTGTGCATATTAATGGATTTTTCAAGGAAAAATTCACTATTCAAAATACCGATACAGATAGTGCATATCCTGCATACTGGATTGCAATAGGACATTAA
- a CDS encoding cation:proton antiporter translates to MIANLVIPGFSLALGFMLGAIVSPPDTVSTAAILKFVKAPRRISAILEGESLLNDASSLIIFRFAAVAVTTGQFIWYKAAASFIWMVAGGVLAVVCGGLYLSTKRNEIFTASTRIHAVPVWNNFIFLLNGLAFTIIGLDLPKILTGLKRSGVSLFEAISYGILVTAVLIVIRVMASYSAVYITMFMKRYISVADDRNPGKATPFIVGWAGMRGVVSLAAALSIPAMAGSEPFPHRDLILFITFVVILLTLVVQGLSLPLLIKSVKFPDFNDHMPNELARIKIKKAIAEVSLKFQSEKFCNEENFLFQKLKEVWNFELSNENFEISDKVRQTYFEILEEQRKALCELNKDPKIDEEVIRTFLYHIDLEEQRWQEHSEH, encoded by the coding sequence GTGATAGCAAATTTAGTGATCCCTGGCTTCTCGCTCGCCCTTGGCTTCATGCTTGGCGCCATCGTCTCGCCACCAGATACGGTGAGCACGGCTGCGATCCTTAAATTTGTCAAAGCACCGCGCAGGATCAGCGCTATTTTAGAAGGCGAGAGCCTTTTAAACGACGCATCATCGCTCATCATCTTTCGCTTTGCCGCAGTGGCTGTGACTACTGGGCAGTTTATCTGGTACAAGGCAGCTGCGAGCTTTATCTGGATGGTAGCTGGCGGCGTTTTGGCGGTGGTTTGCGGCGGACTTTATCTCTCGACAAAACGAAACGAAATTTTCACCGCTTCAACAAGGATCCACGCTGTGCCCGTTTGGAACAACTTTATCTTCTTGCTAAACGGCCTTGCCTTTACCATAATCGGCCTTGACCTACCTAAAATTTTAACAGGACTTAAACGCAGTGGTGTTTCACTCTTTGAGGCCATCTCTTACGGTATTTTAGTAACTGCTGTGCTCATTGTTATCCGAGTTATGGCATCTTATAGCGCCGTTTATATCACGATGTTTATGAAGCGCTATATCAGCGTGGCGGACGATCGCAACCCTGGCAAAGCCACACCATTTATCGTCGGCTGGGCTGGCATGAGGGGCGTAGTCTCGCTGGCTGCGGCACTTTCTATCCCTGCTATGGCTGGTAGCGAGCCCTTTCCGCACAGAGACCTCATCTTGTTTATCACATTTGTCGTGATCTTGCTAACGCTTGTGGTTCAGGGCTTAAGCTTGCCACTGCTCATAAAAAGTGTGAAATTTCCAGACTTTAACGACCACATGCCAAATGAACTTGCAAGAATCAAGATAAAAAAGGCGATCGCCGAGGTTTCGCTTAAATTTCAAAGCGAGAAATTTTGCAATGAGGAGAATTTCTTGTTTCAGAAACTCAAAGAAGTTTGGAATTTCGAGCTTTCAAATGAAAATTTCGAGATCAGCGACAAGGTCAGGCAGACCTATTTTGAAATTTTAGAGGAGCAAAGAAAGGCACTTTGTGAGCTCAACAAAGACCCAAAGATCGACGAAGAGGTGATTAGGACGTTTTTATACCACATCGATCTTGAGGAGCAAAGGTGGCAGGAGCATAGCGAGCACTAA
- a CDS encoding ABC transporter permease → MNNLFLIAKLDVKESFRSRWFVIYAALFSALMIGFLFSGVTDSRVLGFSGLTRALLLFIQICVIIVPIFILISTVRSINQDRDTNLLEYILSFPLSLKEYYFGKALGRTFVVFVPLLFALLLCVVVGFIKGVAIPWGVLVLYFGLLFSLSIIFLSLGFFISSVIKNQETGQGVAFLLWLIMLAFIDLALIGLLMRSSVDEYVIYAIAILNPIELFRIAALSLFDPNLAVIGTASYFILSTFPKATFVAYAIIYPLLLGIILLVCGYFAFSKKDLV, encoded by the coding sequence GTGAATAATCTTTTTTTAATAGCAAAGCTTGATGTTAAAGAGTCTTTTCGCTCAAGATGGTTTGTGATATATGCTGCGCTTTTTTCTGCTTTGATGATAGGATTTTTATTTAGTGGCGTGACCGACTCACGTGTGCTCGGCTTTTCTGGGCTTACTAGAGCACTGCTTTTGTTTATTCAAATTTGTGTCATCATTGTGCCTATTTTTATTCTCATCTCAACCGTAAGAAGCATAAATCAAGATAGAGATACAAATTTGCTTGAATACATACTTAGCTTCCCGCTAAGCCTTAAAGAGTATTACTTTGGCAAGGCACTGGGCCGTACATTTGTTGTTTTTGTCCCACTTTTGTTTGCTCTTTTGCTTTGTGTTGTTGTTGGTTTTATAAAAGGTGTTGCGATACCTTGGGGCGTGCTGGTGCTTTACTTTGGACTACTTTTTAGCTTAAGTATCATTTTTTTATCTCTTGGATTTTTTATCTCAAGCGTGATTAAAAATCAAGAGACAGGCCAAGGCGTGGCGTTTTTACTTTGGCTTATAATGCTTGCATTTATTGATCTAGCATTAATTGGACTCCTTATGCGAAGCTCGGTTGATGAGTATGTCATTTACGCTATTGCTATACTAAATCCGATAGAGCTTTTCAGGATAGCAGCGCTTAGTCTTTTTGATCCAAATTTAGCAGTTATCGGTACTGCATCTTATTTTATTTTAAGCACCTTTCCAAAAGCGACATTTGTAGCTTACGCGATTATTTATCCGCTCTTACTAGGCATTATTTTGCTAGTTTGTGGCTATTTCGCCTTTAGTAAAAAAGATTTGGTTTGA
- a CDS encoding TonB-dependent siderophore receptor — translation MKKFLISLVALNLMQPQIFASQSDKILEAIDVVESERRDDANYFAKELVKSTTRLNLTSRQTPQSLTVLTEARLKDQGIKDYQVLLRNVPGVTLNKWDERVYPTARGFAIDYYLLDSMPSFGGFSLGANDMSLLPYERVEVVKGANGLLAGAGNPAASLNFIRKRADSKELKGNFGVSAGSYDRYGVNGDVQTPVNESGSVRARLSFMHEKSHSYMDYYNRKNSAIYGVVDSDIGDSSWLSLGAFYQELKRHGIRWGGMPEFYTDGSRTNFSKNEIFSQPWTRWDIKTLDFYADFKHYFENEASLNLSYSFRRANTDSNLLYYGGAVNLDGTGNIGGLSAYANKREENIHNVDAYANIPYELANLSHEFVFGAMYNNYQKSSDKVSSYWLQKTTPAGLAYTARSRIDFKNLHLDDPKFPYEDQNNKDKTIQKAFYAANKLSITDELKFLLGARVSYYKYEIEGGKDNRNFTNEITPYLGITYDIGANHTLYASYTSIFKPQSVKDANDKYLDPIQGKDYEVGIKGEYFDGALQASLGVFKIVQDKLGINTGERNPATNAYIYEAGKGVTSKGVELDLNGEIAKGLSLSFGATHFNAKDAKGEKYATDSSRSTANLFAKYEIRDFRVGAGAMYKSKIYTGKGADEITQKGYTLANLMLGYKFAKNFDVQLNIDNLFNKKYYEGIGVNRMVYGDPRTFNLSFNYNF, via the coding sequence ATGAAAAAATTTTTAATTAGTTTGGTTGCATTAAATTTGATGCAACCTCAAATTTTTGCTAGCCAAAGCGATAAAATTTTAGAGGCAATCGATGTCGTAGAAAGCGAGCGAAGAGATGATGCAAACTACTTTGCAAAAGAGCTTGTAAAGAGCACAACTAGGCTAAATTTAACCTCTCGTCAAACGCCTCAATCACTAACAGTGCTAACAGAGGCTAGACTAAAAGATCAAGGCATCAAAGACTATCAGGTGCTTCTTAGAAATGTCCCGGGCGTTACGCTAAATAAATGGGATGAGCGCGTATATCCGACAGCCCGTGGCTTTGCGATAGATTATTACTTGCTTGATTCGATGCCTAGCTTTGGTGGTTTTAGCCTTGGTGCAAATGATATGAGCTTGCTACCTTATGAGAGAGTTGAGGTAGTAAAAGGAGCAAATGGCCTGCTTGCAGGCGCTGGCAATCCAGCTGCAAGCTTAAATTTCATAAGAAAAAGGGCGGATTCAAAGGAGCTAAAAGGAAATTTTGGTGTAAGTGCTGGCTCATACGATAGATACGGCGTAAATGGCGATGTGCAAACGCCGGTAAATGAGAGCGGAAGCGTCAGAGCGAGACTTTCTTTTATGCATGAGAAGTCACACTCTTATATGGATTATTACAACCGCAAAAATAGCGCGATTTATGGCGTCGTAGATAGCGATATAGGCGATAGCTCATGGCTTAGTCTTGGTGCGTTTTATCAAGAGCTAAAACGTCACGGCATTAGATGGGGTGGCATGCCAGAATTTTATACAGATGGCTCTAGGACAAATTTTAGTAAAAATGAAATTTTCTCTCAGCCTTGGACTAGGTGGGATATAAAAACACTTGATTTTTACGCTGATTTTAAGCACTACTTTGAAAATGAAGCGAGCTTAAATTTAAGTTACTCATTTAGACGGGCAAACACTGACTCAAATCTACTCTACTACGGCGGAGCGGTAAATTTAGACGGTACTGGCAATATAGGCGGTCTTAGCGCTTATGCAAACAAAAGAGAAGAAAATATCCACAACGTAGATGCATACGCAAATATCCCTTACGAGCTAGCAAATTTATCTCATGAGTTTGTCTTTGGTGCTATGTATAACAACTATCAAAAAAGTAGCGATAAGGTAAGTAGCTACTGGCTGCAAAAGACCACGCCAGCTGGGCTTGCTTATACAGCTAGAAGTAGGATTGATTTTAAAAACTTACATCTTGATGATCCGAAATTTCCTTACGAAGATCAAAACAATAAAGACAAAACGATACAAAAGGCATTTTACGCAGCAAATAAACTATCGATCACCGATGAGCTTAAATTCCTACTAGGTGCCAGGGTGAGCTACTACAAATACGAGATCGAGGGTGGCAAAGACAATAGAAATTTCACAAATGAGATCACGCCATATCTTGGCATCACTTACGACATCGGAGCAAACCACACTCTATATGCTAGCTACACGAGTATATTTAAACCTCAAAGCGTAAAGGACGCAAACGACAAATATCTTGATCCGATCCAAGGCAAGGACTATGAAGTGGGCATCAAAGGCGAGTATTTTGATGGGGCACTTCAAGCAAGTCTTGGCGTCTTTAAGATCGTGCAAGACAAGCTTGGTATAAACACAGGCGAGAGAAATCCAGCGACAAATGCCTACATATATGAAGCTGGCAAGGGTGTGACAAGTAAGGGTGTCGAGCTAGATCTAAACGGAGAGATCGCCAAAGGCTTAAGCCTAAGCTTTGGGGCAACGCACTTTAACGCAAAAGATGCCAAAGGTGAGAAATACGCCACCGACTCATCAAGAAGCACGGCAAATTTATTTGCAAAGTATGAGATCAGAGACTTTAGGGTAGGGGCTGGAGCTATGTATAAGAGTAAAATTTACACTGGCAAAGGCGCAGATGAAATCACACAAAAAGGCTACACTTTAGCTAATTTAATGCTTGGATATAAATTTGCTAAAAACTTTGACGTGCAGCTAAATATCGACAATCTCTTTAATAAAAAATACTATGAGGGCATTGGTGTAAACAGGATGGTTTATGGTGACCCACGCACATTTAATCTCAGCTTTAACTACAATTTTTAA
- a CDS encoding DUF7338 family protein — MRLKPKQKLQILKNVATELPLEIVHFIIVPIALLACDEKSEHLPKWAAWFDENDYGINGDDGWRRCHFKEPKNRTYFARLCWLYRNRIGNFSAKYLGVKVEDIDASSVESVGDILATENKGAKSTQCLVTCRLKDGRERFGYYKEIRYGKSKFYCRIYLGWKLMDICGMNEGNKSTYLEADDKKVLKSVWCVNPFKRVRNER, encoded by the coding sequence ATGAGACTAAAACCGAAACAAAAACTACAAATTCTTAAAAATGTAGCCACCGAGCTACCGCTTGAGATAGTGCATTTTATCATCGTGCCTATCGCTCTGCTAGCTTGCGATGAAAAGAGCGAGCATCTGCCAAAGTGGGCTGCTTGGTTTGATGAGAACGACTATGGCATAAATGGCGATGATGGGTGGAGGAGATGTCACTTTAAAGAGCCAAAAAATAGAACCTACTTTGCAAGGCTTTGTTGGCTCTATCGTAACAGGATAGGAAACTTTAGCGCGAAGTATCTAGGCGTAAAGGTTGAAGATATAGATGCAAGCAGTGTAGAAAGTGTAGGCGATATTCTAGCTACAGAAAACAAAGGGGCAAAAAGCACCCAGTGTCTAGTGACTTGCAGACTTAAAGATGGACGTGAGCGTTTTGGTTATTACAAAGAAATAAGATATGGCAAATCTAAGTTTTATTGCAGAATATATTTAGGCTGGAAGCTTATGGATATATGTGGGATGAATGAAGGGAACAAAAGCACATATCTTGAAGCAGATGATAAGAAAGTGCTAAAAAGCGTGTGGTGTGTAAATCCGTTTAAAAGGGTGCGAAATGAGCGATAA
- a CDS encoding putative peptidoglycan-binding domain-containing protein — protein MKNFTNAFYTLMSLEFNSPKNALHKNPNEKGLTFMGIYEAAHPNWQGWGQVREAINAYGDLEKASVALYNDDALVELVGKFYKANYWDAMRLDEINSYKKQAEMFIFGVNAGCKNAIKAAQKVVGVTMDGILGANTLVAINAYNEASFDKDYDRAEIAYYRAIMSANPTLARYERGWINRAEKV, from the coding sequence ATGAAAAACTTTACTAACGCATTTTATACATTAATGAGCCTAGAATTTAACAGCCCTAAAAACGCACTACACAAAAACCCAAACGAAAAAGGCTTAACCTTTATGGGTATTTATGAAGCTGCTCACCCAAACTGGCAAGGCTGGGGGCAAGTTAGAGAAGCTATCAACGCATACGGCGATCTAGAAAAGGCTAGCGTTGCCCTATATAATGATGACGCCTTAGTTGAGCTTGTAGGTAAATTTTATAAGGCTAACTACTGGGATGCTATGAGGCTTGATGAAATAAATAGCTACAAAAAGCAGGCGGAAATGTTTATATTTGGTGTAAATGCTGGATGCAAAAACGCCATTAAAGCAGCCCAAAAGGTTGTAGGCGTTACAATGGACGGCATTTTAGGCGCTAATACTCTAGTCGCGATAAATGCGTATAATGAAGCTAGTTTTGATAAAGACTACGACCGAGCAGAAATAGCATATTATAGGGCTATTATGTCAGCTAATCCGACTTTAGCCAGATATGAAAGAGGCTGGATTAATAGAGCCGAAAAAGTGTAA
- a CDS encoding PepSY-associated TM helix domain-containing protein encodes MRAIIKTYHQKALKQSEISKSKIFYKVHTYLSLLFFIPLAVVCFSGAILVYKDELNSLLAPNVVNVNLNKENLSKRISFDEQREIIASELDGYEMVGINIDANPKKRDKIWLIEHNDSQKEWKFIYFDAFSGKIKSEPLAHDEGFFGVLTELHESLFLEKSGHIILTLTAIFTFFICISGFVIYRKFWLTLLRLRVNRLNIFMSDIHKMIGIFSTPILLLICISGVWWEFQMARMPEFKNDFVIDAKIYNKSLSLDELVARSKNDLAGFEPHFISLPFMQGANIRLFGYVKDQNFLHNEYSSILTYDKNSGELVSILDIKNTNLSEEILSAFRKSHFGNYNQITKFIWFLVGISPLILSISGLYLWIKRNFKRRKNEKIFN; translated from the coding sequence TTGCGAGCCATTATCAAAACCTACCATCAAAAGGCTTTAAAACAAAGTGAAATTTCTAAATCAAAAATTTTTTATAAAGTACACACTTATTTATCTCTTTTATTTTTCATTCCACTTGCAGTAGTTTGTTTTAGCGGTGCGATCCTTGTTTATAAAGATGAGCTAAACAGCCTTCTTGCCCCAAATGTCGTAAATGTAAATTTAAACAAAGAAAATTTAAGCAAAAGGATCAGCTTTGATGAGCAAAGAGAGATCATCGCAAGCGAGCTTGACGGCTACGAGATGGTCGGCATAAATATCGATGCAAATCCTAAAAAACGTGACAAAATTTGGTTAATTGAGCACAATGACAGCCAAAAAGAGTGGAAATTTATCTATTTTGACGCTTTTAGCGGTAAGATAAAGAGCGAGCCACTTGCACATGATGAGGGATTTTTTGGAGTTTTAACCGAGCTTCATGAGTCGCTATTTCTAGAAAAGAGCGGTCACATTATCCTTACTCTAACCGCTATTTTTACGTTTTTTATCTGCATAAGTGGTTTCGTGATTTATAGAAAATTTTGGCTGACACTACTTAGGCTTCGTGTAAATAGGCTAAATATTTTTATGAGCGACATTCATAAAATGATAGGAATTTTTTCTACGCCTATTTTACTGCTCATTTGCATAAGTGGTGTTTGGTGGGAATTTCAAATGGCACGCATGCCAGAGTTTAAAAATGACTTCGTTATAGATGCAAAAATTTACAACAAAAGCCTATCTCTTGACGAGCTGGTAGCCCGCTCAAAAAATGATCTTGCTGGCTTTGAGCCACACTTCATCTCACTGCCCTTTATGCAAGGAGCAAACATACGCCTTTTTGGCTATGTAAAAGATCAAAATTTCTTGCATAACGAATATTCAAGCATATTAACTTACGATAAAAATAGCGGCGAATTAGTAAGTATTTTGGACATAAAAAATACAAATCTAAGCGAAGAAATTCTCTCAGCATTTAGAAAATCGCACTTTGGTAACTACAACCAAATCACAAAATTTATCTGGTTTCTAGTTGGTATTTCACCGCTTATTTTAAGTATCTCAGGGCTTTATTTGTGGATTAAAAGAAATTTTAAAAGGAGAAAAAATGAAAAAATTTTTAATTAG
- a CDS encoding chemotaxis protein → MFKVEVIYKFCLVLVLILGLCMLAFSGVNFALGEYNEYLLNAHKIAGFLILLAATLHVINRRKKLVKLINETMDVLTRSKNPSICNMDRIIASLEPYSITEISQMLGFDEAIFCETLRKNGVKFNDASQTLRQIARMNDEKIFFVLVLIVEAKFGKRFCGAVSCNVGRKF, encoded by the coding sequence ATGTTTAAAGTAGAGGTTATTTATAAATTCTGTCTTGTTTTAGTTCTTATTTTAGGGCTTTGTATGCTCGCATTCTCTGGTGTAAATTTTGCGCTTGGCGAATATAATGAGTATCTATTAAATGCCCATAAAATCGCAGGTTTTTTAATATTGCTTGCTGCAACACTTCACGTTATAAATCGTAGAAAGAAGCTAGTAAAACTAATAAATGAAACAATGGATGTGCTAACGCGCAGTAAAAATCCAAGCATTTGCAACATGGACAGAATCATCGCCTCACTAGAGCCATACAGCATAACTGAAATTTCGCAAATGTTGGGCTTTGACGAGGCTATTTTTTGCGAAACTTTACGCAAAAATGGGGTTAAATTTAATGACGCTAGCCAAACTCTACGCCAGATCGCGCGTATGAACGATGAGAAGATATTTTTTGTTCTAGTCCTCATCGTCGAGGCCAAATTTGGCAAGAGATTTTGCGGTGCGGTAAGTTGCAATGTCGGAAGAAAATTTTAG
- a CDS encoding tetratricopeptide repeat protein produces MKKSILFLAFALLSLNANWDINMQECINKSNSKACESFTKKLSSECENKDKISCFIYADMLGRGLGVEKDTQKSFEIFRSLCDDRSSEACYELATKYLQGNGTEQSFDLSAKALDKACKMGSKRACNILELVPKN; encoded by the coding sequence ATGAAAAAATCCATTTTATTTTTAGCATTTGCTCTTCTATCTTTGAATGCAAACTGGGATATAAATATGCAAGAGTGTATTAATAAAAGCAACTCTAAAGCTTGCGAGAGTTTTACAAAAAAGCTTTCAAGTGAGTGTGAAAATAAAGATAAAATTTCTTGCTTTATCTATGCAGATATGCTAGGACGCGGCCTTGGCGTAGAAAAAGATACACAAAAATCTTTTGAGATATTTAGATCGCTCTGTGATGATCGCAGTAGTGAGGCTTGCTATGAGCTAGCGACAAAGTATCTTCAAGGAAATGGCACTGAGCAAAGCTTTGATCTTTCTGCAAAGGCTCTTGATAAGGCTTGCAAGATGGGCAGCAAACGAGCTTGCAACATATTAGAGCTTGTGCCTAAAAATTAG